The Solanum lycopersicum chromosome 8, SLM_r2.1 DNA segment tagctatcactcaagtattgatatggccccatttgaggtattgtatgggaggagatgtaggtctcccattggttggttcaatgcatttgaggtgaggccatggggtaccgatcttctgagggaatcgttagataaagtgaaatgcattcaggaaaagcttctagccactcagaacaggcagaaagaatatgcagaccgaaaagttagagacttggattttatggagggtgagcaagtcttgctgaaggtttcgcccatgaaaggggtgatgcggtttggtaagcgaggtaagcttagtccaaggtatattggtccatttgaagttttgaagcgcatgggggaggtggcttatgaattggcattgcctccaagATTTTCAgaagtgcacccggtatttcatgtgtctatgctgaaaagataccatggagatggaaactacattattcgttgggactcagttcttcttgatgagaatttgtcttacaatgaggagcctgttgctattttagatagagaagtccgcaagttgagatcaagggagatttcatccatcaaggttcaatggaagaatcggccagttaaagagtccacttgggagaaggaggctgatatgcaagaaagatatccacaactttttacagattcaggtactctttctcgcccttgtttttcttcttgtgatcgttcgaggacgaacgatgggtaaattggtatctattgtaatgaccggtttagtcgtttcgagcaatataattacttttgataataactgactgtgtcgacggatcacacgacgaaccgtcatggtcacgacggaccgtcgagtgtCTTCGTGCCAAAATacttaaactctgaaatttgggtacggggaatcAACTCTCCGAACTTCGCAATGGAAGtacagcacggaccgtcgtaggcacgacggaccgtcacaagcatctTCGCTAAAATTGGctctctgaactctatgacgaccctgtaggacggaccgtcgcaggcacgacgggccgtcacgggCTGCTTAACCTTGAATTGGTCGGATtcctgctaaaagttttaaggggtgttttggactatttatgacaaactgtataaaattagtgggtaagtttaataacttatttacttgggggttaaaggagataaccttaaaataaattaggggttacttttatcaattaaattatatgataattagggtaaaagaagaaaacaaagagacagaaagagagggagaatgagcgagaaaaagagagaagcgAAGGGGAAAGCAAAAAGGCgttgagaagtagcttgcttgatcacgattcttcggtggaggtaggttatggtttatgctatttcatagtaaactctaaatagtgattgatatgtattgagtggtattgtaaagtcttctatatgcttaattgtgttgttgcatgttgtgattatgtaaatggtgatggattataataatgatactgtggaatcttaaaaaccttaaatacactctattaatgatgatgccttgatataaaagaaggcttgatgaactaaaagaattaggttaatggatcgggtgtcacgaaccgacacttagtattaggggatcgggtgtcacgaaccgacacgtagtattaggggatcggagtatcacgttccgacacaagaggaataaagagaatgaatcttgaattatggtaatatactcaaacttaaagaacTTTTTTCCAAAATgggtatggtgtggaggcttgagtcctcataggtgtgcttggtgtttgCCAATGGTTCGTGTACTTGTTATTGccacatgttgagtattgtagttgattttatattattatttgatgtatattgctttctattttgagttgaccgatgatacctactcagtacgtgttccttgtactgacccctacttgtatttttctctttgttatttgtggagtgcagcaaacgtaccatcgacttcgactcgtccgcaactctagccagtcttcagtatatcagatttcagggtgagctattactagctcgtgctggattctctccttcacgtcttgatgtcttgaagttcggacatggaccatctctttaacttattttagcttcttgaatactcttagaattagaaatttgaggatagatgttcttggcgtgatgacttccagattttgggaataataagtattgatttttaagtcttctgcattatattttgttcattatggttgcaATATTactaaatgttgagatttagatttgttggttcgctcacatagtaggataagtgtgggtgccactcgcggctcgttttggatcgtgacaccATGAAATTTTAGTGATTTGGGATTTTGACTTGTTTTTGCTGAAATATTTTATGGATGTCCATTAAGAGCTTAGTAATGGAGATAGTTGGTCATAAAGGAGCGCATTTCCAAGTTCAAACGAGATTCAAAGCAAGTAAAACTATATTtgatcgattttcgtgtgctattatcCTTGGATTTTTGCTGATTTCGGATTCCGCCTTGTTTTCAGTCAAACTTTTTCATAAATGTCCATTAATACATTAGTAATGGAGTCAAATGGTCCTAGGAAAAAATGAGCGCATTTTTCAAGTTAAAACGAGCCTCAAAGTAGGTAAAACAATGTTTTAACAATGTTATTTCTTAAACCCTAAGATCAAACCCCTTGGGTCAATTTCTCATTTTTCGCAGcccatttaatttaattcctAGCCCAACTTCAATTATTTTCCAGCAACATATCAGTCCATTCTCATTTCCAAAAGATCCAACCTATAATTCTTACTATTAggaattttttaccaaaataagTCATTCTATAAATCAATGTACCAAAATagtatgtttttaattattttacaaaactagtataaatgtGGTTCACACTAACGttttatgctttattttattttaaaaaatttaataggaaaaaaagtaaaagttcacggaacaaaaagaaataaaacattatTGACAATAACGTTTTATACTTTGTTATCTCTAATCACGTTTTAGAGCTAAAGCGTTTCTCAAAAgtaacattttatattttagtactgTAGACACGTTTTATCCAATCAAGGGCTCTGCAATTAAAGAATCGAATTTTGTATTTTACAGATTATAAAATGTAACTGATAATCACGTTTCTTATATAAAACGTAACTGTCAATCACgttttatgtaaatttaatcACGGGTCATCGTATTAAGAATAAAATCCTGCTACATTGGAATCTTACAGATCATAAAACGTTACCTGATCACGTTTCTACATTAAATCATGACTATCAATTACACTCCAacaaaattcattcaaaattttgtttgtgtaactcaattttaaaacaatatttacaaaggaatgaattaaataagtcaAGTCAATATAtcatattgtgttattatttttagagaaaagacataaagacaccatcgaagttgtcccatatttgcataaagacacctaaacttttaaagtgtcctatcacaccactaaacaactatatatcgttgtaaattgaccatttttacttattccgtCGTCTATGTAATGCGCGTGTTGCTCACTCTCTAGGTAACCCGACCcgaccttttttttaaaaagaaaatttgtgaactccttttcatttcatttctcaacttttccctaaaaaatcaaaccaaatacacagtgttgttgttgacgatagtgttgttgttgacaATCTCGTTATTGATCATTGTTGATCGTTGTTGATGTGTATTTGTGAAGATTCTTGGAGATTGAAGGTCTAACATGTTAGGGTTCTAAAATCTTCACTATTTTCGATTATTctgattttatgaattattatagTGTAGAAGTGTTAGAATCGACCTCCTACAGTTGTCATTGTTACAAATACGATTCAACATTGCATttgatattttcaataaaaaactaaccacaaaattgagaagaaattcaaccataaaaaaacttcaaattaacgTTTATACtggaaattaaaagagaaaagacgAATTCCTACCTTATTTTCTTGAGGAAGATGATGAATTTGTCAAAAAGAGAGAACCAATATTGTTCTTGCCatggaaatcaaaattttagggCTACCAAAGgctatttttgagtttaaattagggaagatacaaaaattgattaaacaattaatattaaaaaaagaaaatgacatgtGGCTGTTTTAAACtggtaaataaaaaggaaaaatggccCATGACGCGCCTAACGTGCGTGTAAACAACCCAGATGAGTTAATGGGTAAAAATGGTCAATTTACAACGATATATAGTTGTTAAGTGGGGTGATGGGACACTTCaaaagtttaggtgtctttatgcaaatatgggacaacttcgatgttctctttatgtcttttctcttatttttaccataactttcaaatatttttctgacTCATTACTTAGAAAGATGACTTATTTTTACTATAGCTTTGAACAACACTAGTAGTATTGCTGATGAAAGTGCATCTTCTAGTGCTAATATCAACAATTATACAAGTCAGTTATCCATGCTCTCTTTTCCTTCTACTGCTCATTATGTCAATGCACCAAATGATATTCACTTTGCTCTTCAAGCTCCCCATAGAAATGCGCTCAATTATAATAATCAAGTTTCTGCAACTGaagccaacttttaaataacttGCAACCATTAACTTcgataattaatataaagaaatattcaAACACCATCAAATGCAACATATACATCTAACCAAATTTCTTGATTAATAGTCAACTGCCTCTACTTGGTATTAGTTAAAATGTCAACTTCAAACATGTTCAGCAgtacaaaatacataaaattacaCATACTAAAATACTTGACACCATACAAAGttaagtgaaaaaatattaacaaccAAAATGGAGTTTCTTGTAGGAGTTTCATAAAACTAGacataatttttacataaaaagAACGAAAAtgagcaaaaaaaaattcaatctgCAATATGAATTTCAAACTATTAAAAATTGAAGCTAAACACCATTCTAAAAGTAAAGTAATGCATCTCAAGAGAAAAATTATTGTTGATTAGAGCTCACTTGGAACCACATGATTCATCCTTTGTCTTTTTTCTTTGTCAACATAGAAActtttgttttgttcttttgGTCGTGTTGATTAAGATAATGACTCCCTAAAAGTAGGAACAATTTTTCAGTTATTCAACTAAAAAGTAACACTTATTCAAAGAATAATGTGAAGATTTTAACATACCAGTCCCACAAATCTTAGGAATGATTGTACGTTTTTTCTTCATTGATGGTTCACCACCTTGGCTTGCACCTTGATTTGCATCCTCCAACTCATCACCATCCACAAAGTTTGGGGCTTTGTCAagatgttgatgttgattaCTACCAAATACATTTACAAGTGATGAAATACTTGGGTTCCTTGATATTTGTGGAGTCTGTGGTGTCATGTACGTCACAATCTCAATGTTTGTTGGTTCATAATTCGAGACTGCTTGGGAATCTTGTGTGGTTTGATCATCTTCACCCATTTCAATAGGTGCTCGACCCCACTCAACAGCACGTACCTTCCTACCCGCAACAGCACCTTTTCCTCGCTGACGAATAGGAGGATGCAAATGGTCAGACATTAGCTCCTTTCTTCTATAATTTCCTTGAACATGAATCCTATATGCCTCTTGAACATATGCCAAGCAATTAGATCCTTCATCCCACACCATTGCACGAAATCCGTAAAATTCCTCCATTGATGGATTTTCACCGAGCTATATTGCTTTATTAACCATCAAATGAATATGACGCATTTgcccaaaatttaaaattaacccATTCAGTCCATCGAATAAAATTTGACAGAGAATCAAACATCTAAGATGTTTTGAACATGACTCGAATAAGAATGAAAAATCCATATACGAATACATCCACCTAAAGGGAAAAtattggaataagaaaaatggtACTCAACAATCTAGATTCTAGCTATAGTTCGGAAGAAATCATTTATGCTCCAACAATTAATAATCTAATATCTAAATTCTTTAATAACCAACTACCCAAGGGATCAATGGTCATATGGTTCAAATTCCGTGGATAATGGAACCACCACTCTACCTTCTCTAAAGCTATATTTATGTGACTTTGCTAACTGGAGAAATCATATTCATAAATCCAGAAATATGAAGTACAAACTTTGATAGAATGCTCATGAACCAGATTTGTAAtaccccgtagccaaaacaaaccaaaaattagtttttcggGAAGACTCTCAATTATGTTAGAAGAATATGGTTCCCAAATGAACTATAAAAAAAGTATTCACAATtacaatatatatgaaatttaagagaaaattagtacaaaatctTACCTGATCTTCTGTCATTGAATCCAGCGCATCCCTGAAAATTCTTAACACATGTTTGGTAGTGTCAGTCCAACTAAAATGTGCATACCATCTAGCAGCATATGGACCCCTTGGTAAACCAACATGGAAAATATTCCTTGTATCTCTTTTTACTACAATCTGATGCCTAAGGACGGTAACTCTCTCTCATGCTCAAATCTGAACATAATAGATAATTATACACtagataaaatttcaataaatactAAGTGTAATTTTTTAGTATACCTGAAGTAGTGGTAGGAATCCAGCAATCTCATTTTGGCTACTTTGGGAGGCTTTACAAAGAAAACGATACAAATATGCTAGGGTTGCACTACCCCAACTGTAAGACCCTAGTGTAGTGATATCCTCCAGCATAGGCAAGTACATAAGCTTTAAAAGACCACCAGATGTGTCTGCCAATAGTAAACCAATAATCATCCAAAACATATAACACCTAGCTTTCTCGTTGACCATATCCTGTGTTGCCAAGTCGGGTAATCGTGGTTAAAGTCGCAAATGTGCATTAAGCGCAAAGATCTTGAGACTACTATGTTTAAAGTCTTAAGGTTGTGGACTAAAACCTAATaatctttgataaatatttttccaatcCACTACAAACCTCTGTGGCTCATACCCAACTACCGGATTACCTTTCACGGGTAAGCCATACAATATCTCCACGTCCTGTAAAGTGATCGTGCTCTCACCCGTTCTAAAGTGGAATCTATGAGTTTCAGACTGCCATCTCTCAACTAGTGCGGTGATTAAGCTACGATCAATAACAGGCCTATGAGACCTATAAACACCATACAATCCAGATAGTTTAATCACATCTAGGACTCGTGGATGAATAGGATATTCATTTACTAGGTCCCAAAACTTCTCATCACATTTTCTTGTGttcaaaatcatattatcattccCTATCCATATATCTCGTGACCTATGAGTGAGTTGTCTAGTTAATACAGATGGATCAAGTGGACCGGAATCCAATTGGTATGCATTATTAGCAGCCATAAAATAAATACCTATACAGATGTAAGAATACAACGTAACTTAGAAGCTTTCCTCAAATACTTCATTGACAACATTTTCAatcatatcaattaaaatataagttttacTATAAGACTCGCAACTCACAACTGTTGAGAAAATTGAATATCTTCACTCAATTATAGTTTCAAGTACATATAGTTTCTTATCATATATGTGAGCTCAATGTCTGAAAAGACTTAAATGAgtcatgtatcattttttttctgaaatgaGAATCATGTCACAGAAATTCCAACAGTGGACCACCTGAATGTTGTATTTCATATTGGGCAACACTTTCTCTTAACAATACAACATTCAAATCATTATTAATCTTCAGTCACAAGACTTGTCTTGATACCAAGTTATGGTGATCATTACAATTTTGACCacaaattttgatgaatttctAGAATCTTTTTAGCATTTGTGATCGAAAATCTTAAATATTAGTCACCATTTATCTCTGGTACATCTTAAGATAAAAAGATAGGCATAATATAACCATTAACTTGGCACTAACGAATAATTATGCCCTCCAACATTGAATGTGTAGAAGTAAGcacttaaaatattataaaattgaacaagtagacacacgTATCCTACATGACATAAAACATCTAGGATGTCAAGATGATAcaaaaaacacaagaaaatatataCTAAGAGCTAAAGTGACCGAAAATATCTCTatcattgaaaaaaattacggcataaatttatattttgtatcataatGTAATTACAAGTTATGTCActtaattcttaaaaaatcTTTGCTAATAGAGGCATATGTTTACATAATTCACCAAGTTATACTGTAAAAAGACATAACTTAATTCCTGAGAACTTATGTCAATAGATACATAAATTCAGTTTTAAAACCAATAAATAATGTTGTAAGAGACATAACCAATAAAAATTCTCTAAACTTAGATATCACACAAAATTAGGTCAACAATAAGAATACTTTGGCCTACAATTTCTTTTAGCAAAAATaggcataaaaatttaaaaaaaaatatttgaagagcCCTAAAATAAAGTAGGGATCACTTTTAACTTTTTGGCgcgaattcaaatttatatatccCAGACAAAATTTGTACTTTGTTGAGCAAAGTGTTACTTTGTACCCCATTGATCATTTAAATTGAtactaatattatataaaagaatttattgTGTCGATAAAATCCCTTAAACATTCCTTCTGTTAATTTACAACCCTTTCTGTTTATTCCTATTAATAACTAatagtttgaagaaaatcaGAAGCAAAGTTGTGATGAAGGAGAAAGAGAAGATGTTGCTGCTAAATGAACTTGTTGTAATGCTAACAATGGTGTTAATATTGTTGGTAAATGGAGTAAAGGATCATCGAATTCTTGTCGATACAGATATGGATATAGATGATTTCTTTGCTCTTTTCTACCTTTTGAAACTTAACACATCACAAATGGACTTAAAGTTTTGCATTTTTTCTGATGAAAGCATGTCATGGAATGTAATATAACTTGTAAGGGATGTATTTTCGTATATTGAGAGTTATTTTTTTTGGAGCCAATAAACTATTAACACTATGGACTGATGCAGGACATGATGTAAATCAAGTGTATGATATGCTTTACATAATAGGACGTGACGATATTGTTGTTGGCGTGGGAGGTGAAGGTGGAATACTTCCTAATTGTACCATTCTACCTAATGTTGGTGGATATCTCCCTATAATTGATCAGGTGaacataaatttttcatttgctCTACTTTTGGTTCTATTCTGCAAGTCAAGAATCATTTGCTGGTTAGTTAAATATCTTCATAGTTTTTGTTTACTTGAAATCTTGAGTGTGCTAACTTTTCAATGATTTGTTAGGGAAATGCTACAGCTGGTTATTGTAGTTACAGACATGCTATTCCTGTAGATCCTGGAGGACGTTTGGATATCAACTCTAATTTTGGATTCAGAAAGATCTTCCTCCCACAGGTATCATTTTGCATTAAAACTGAATGGAGGATTACTTTGTCTAGCTTCCTTAATCACattttttctagttttacaCAAGAAGAAATAGAATTAGACACTTATATTAAATCCATGGAAAAAACTGTCAAGGACTTAGGGATGCATATGGATCACAGTGTTAGAAGTACCATCAGCTCATTGGATTTTCAATCTTGGCAtttcgaaaaaaaaataaaaggatttACAAAGAGCCAGGCGGAAGAAAAGGGGAGAGATTTCCTCTTTTAATGAGATAGtgagacaaaaaaataaaaaacaagaacTACAACTTTGTAAGAGTTCATAATGCCAGCACCATgtcttataagctaaaaaatatCAAAGTTTGAAGTTGACAGAAGTTGGAGGTTAGCGCTATATATGTTGTTgctataaaaacaacaacatacctcgtgtaatcccacaagtggggtctaaCTATTCACCTTTTTTTGATATTAGGAGAAAGTTCACTTCTTAGACAATAAATTTGTAGACACTATACACCAGCGAAAATTTTTGCTGAAACTTTTTAAAGGATAGCTACAAATGACACTGTAAAGAACAACAGGCAGCCCAAAAAGACATTGAAACAATCAACTTCACATGAGCACAAGGAAGCAGTAAACTGTTGCCATC contains these protein-coding regions:
- the LOC138338038 gene encoding nucleoside hydrolase 5-like; the encoded protein is MVLILLVNGVKDHRILVDTDMDIDDFFALFYLLKLNTSQMDLKFCIFSDERHDVNQVYDMLYIIGRDDIVVGVGGEGGILPNCTILPNVGGYLPIIDQGNATAGYCSYRHAIPVDPGGRLDINSNFGFRKIFLPQTFSKFRNFTSNLLQCV